The genomic region TACACCGTCCGCCTCAAAATACCGTTCGTAATCCCCCGAGGTGGAAATCGATACGTCTTCCAGCGGCAGCTTGAGCACCTGCCCGTCTCCGCGTGGATTGTGTATCCCCAATAACCAGGGCCGCCCCCGGTGATCTCCAAGAATACGGCTATCGCCGCCCGCAGTTACGATGGCGCTTTCAACCCCGGCGGCCTGCAAAATGGCGATGGCGTTATCCACGGCGTACCCTTTCGCAATGCCCCCCAGGTCAATACGCATACCTTTTTTGCGGAACCGGACACTGTTGTCTGCCGGGAGCAGCACCATATCTCTATAGTTGATTAACGCCGCCGCCTTTTTGCGTTGGGATTCCGTTGGTTTGATCTTATTCCGATAATCATACTCGCTGCCGAGCGAGGCAAAAGTGATGTCAAATGCGCCGTCGCTCACATCGCTATACCGGACAGAGGTCTGAATCAGCCTGAACAATTCGGCGCTGACCGGCACCGCCTGTTCACTGGCCAAGCGGTTAATGGCGGATAATTCCGATCGGGTTTTATAGGGGCTCATCAATTGATTGATGCGCTCCATTTCATCCATTACCTGCTGCATTAACTCGTTTGCCCGGGCCTCGTTCTGCCACCAAAGCTCAACATAAACACGGGTGCCCATGATGGGTTCTTCCCGCTTAAACCA from Ketobacter sp. MCCC 1A13808 harbors:
- a CDS encoding FAD:protein FMN transferase; translated protein: MIRFLLVFCLALSTATNSFAQWFKREEPIMGTRVYVELWWQNEARANELMQQVMDEMERINQLMSPYKTRSELSAINRLASEQAVPVSAELFRLIQTSVRYSDVSDGAFDITFASLGSEYDYRNKIKPTESQRKKAAALINYRDMVLLPADNSVRFRKKGMRIDLGGIAKGYAVDNAIAILQAAGVESAIVTAGGDSRILGDHRGRPWLLGIHNPRGDGQVLKLPLEDVSISTSGDYERYFEADGVRYHHIIDPHKGASPSELMSASVLTDKSIDADALSTTLFVLGTDKALKLANSQPGVSAILIDRTGKVYYSSDLVDPAMQ